One Lucilia cuprina isolate Lc7/37 chromosome 4, ASM2204524v1, whole genome shotgun sequence DNA segment encodes these proteins:
- the LOC111690233 gene encoding growth hormone-regulated TBC protein 1-A, with the protein MANTATSSKFSDVDEYGFKRPENFDYKSYELFMSSYLKTLANRRIKWEALMQQNTDLTNINSKLKRYIRKGIPGPYRPDVWMKISGAYTLQQRSPDLYRSLLNMTYEKEISDSISIDLPRTFPDNIFFETKKERLYNILIAYAHHNREVGYCQGLNYIAGLLLIVTDDEEKSFWLLKHMVENIVPQYHTKNMANLLRDMAVFKEMVIRRVPTVNKHIEKLGLPYAVIASKWFICIFAEVLPAETVLRIWDCVFSEGYKIVFRVALTMFITHKAAILAADDIGALANFFRETLIHDEIVTDCHTFMQTMFNLRLKRSELESLRKICVGRNNT; encoded by the exons aTGGCTAACACCGCAACTTCTTCAAAATTTAG tgaTGTGGACGAATATGGATTTAAACGTCCGGAAAATTTTGATTACAAATCATATGAACTGTTTATGTCCTCATATTTGAAAACGCTAGCCAATAGACGTATAAAATGGGAAGCCCTTATGCAGCAGAACACAGATCTCACGAATATAAATTCTAAACTAAAACGATACATACGAAAGGGGATTCCAG GTCCCTACCGTCCTGATGTTTGGATGAAAATATCTGGTGCTTATACGCTGCAACAACGCTCACCTGATCTCTatagaagtttattaaatatgacatatgaaaaagaaataagcGATTCCATATCAATAGATCTACCTCGAACTTTCCCTGACAATATATTTTTCGAAACGAAAAAAGAGCGTTTGTACAACATATTGATAGCGTATGCTCACCACAATCGAGAAGTGGGATACTGTCAAGGTTTAAATTATATAGCTGGTCTATTGCTCATAGTTACCGATGACGAAGAAAAATCATTTTGGCTGTTAAAGCACATGGTGGAAAATATTGTACCACAATATCACACCAAAAATATGGCAAACTTATTGCGAGATATGGCCGTTTTTAAAGAGATGGTTATACGACGAGTTCCAACTGTAAACAAACATATTGAAAAATTGG GACTGCCTTATGCTGTTATTGCTAGTAAAtggtttatttgtatttttgccgAAGTTCTTCCTGCTGAAACCGTTTTACGCATATGGGATTGTGTTTTTTCCGAAGGCTACAAG ATTGTTTTTCGAGTTGCATTGACCATGTTTATTACGCACAAAGCCGCCATCTTAGCAGCTGATGATATCGGCGCCTTGGCCAATTTCTTCCGGGAGACATTAATACATGACGAAATTGTTACAGACTGTCATACATTTATGCAGACTATGTTTAATTTACGCTTGAAGCGTAGTGAATTGGAAAGTCTACGTAAAATATGTGTTGGTCGCAACAACACTTAA
- the LOC111690246 gene encoding MICOS complex subunit MIC27 → MFRKCVTLPTSTLLAAVAVQNAGSGSESKKEESTNSLAHYQCKPNDLPLYAPLHSYNKPQKKCHTKVNSPARDAIESGVRTVRTEVQAGYYLLSKQKETFDEYVHQAKEQTQSTIDYLNQPHNLMPRTGAIAIGGLSGFIFAARRGFIKKVLYTTIGAGAVASLCYPRQAEQFATEALFEARKGYAIAYNFVKGVKPGDEVPVEPITKFPTSLEDIKFLALDLYDEAKEALFPEKK, encoded by the exons ATGTTTCGCAAATGTGTTACTTTGCCAACATCAACTTTGTTGGCAGCTGTCGCTGTCCAAAATGCTGGTTCTGGATCTGAATCAAAAAAAGAGGAGTCTACAAACAGCTTGGCTCACTATCAGTGCAAACCTAATGATTTGCCTTTATACGCTCCTTTGCATTCATATAATAA GCCACAGAAAAAATGTCATACAAAAGTAAATTCTCCGGCTCGTGATGCAATTGAATCTGGTGTTCGAACTGTACGCACGGAAGTTCAAGCCGGCTATTATTTGTTGTCTAAACAGAAAGAAACTTTTGATGAGTATGTTCATCAAGCTAAGGAGCAAACACAATCTACCATAGATTACTTGAACCAACCTCATAACCTTATGCCCAGAACTGGTGCTATAGCTATTGGTGGTTTGTCCGGTTTTATATTTGCTGCCCGACGCGGTTTCATCAAAAAAGTTCTCTACACTACGATTGGTGCTGGTGCGGTCGCTTCCCTTTGCTATCCCAGACAAGCTGAACAATTTGCAACGGAAGCTCTCTTCGAAGCTCGCAAGGGTTATGCTATTGCCTACAATTTCGTTAAAGGTGTTAAACCGGGCGACGAAGTACCAGTCGAACCCATTACCAAATTTCCAACTAGTTTGGAAGATATAAAATTCCTAGCTCTTGATTTATACGATGAAGCTAAAGAAGCTTTATTCCCCGAAAAGAAATAA
- the LOC111690230 gene encoding serine proteinase stubble, protein MRRNRYSRQWLVNQYDDNDHTYDGANKQNVKEQKENHQAQNFSVHTFRAQLANTNGPAAFHPFRKHHQTQTHFLSHLHSQDSSRNEPLTVRRRHLDFYFRWPLKKSCFNQILEVLLALVLVNCLLYRLTHLPLALAAYNDLQPARGYHHQAEASAFSSNFRNSESLNLNSNEDEEDSFFRQPHNVGGSAFGYNGLQIQHNLDDNLLRSQNFKISPKPCSTGRIEGTCMFVWECIKSEGRHVGMCVDSFMFGSCCVHNYTDNIVQQNTFSYTRPTKPLGIGSMNHRPRPPQQPHRPSISGMTTIERPHGAGTLVIRPSGPHHQGALVKPHHSKPPYASTALSSSATSTTSTTTTDDPSLLWTSNSILGDLQSSASIASATTINQQQQQHWHLTTEPNFITKPRPPSWDKPSTLRPKPPKPPKPPKPSKKPTTALDWLTQQQLQQQLTQKPSFNTQSTSTTSTTTTIKNKPSKNPVESFSSTTPTTATTTVMITTTTAAKTKPQVVAQSTKPTSKPSPNATKPYTKPTSSVSSSTAITTTTTTTSALPSPSTTYIPTKPAPTSTSSTSYSQKPSTAAGSMPTTTAVFPTKPSQRPTSSQRPSTTSAASSSSNTLPPPHNLSSIESNEISDHLDIDSATIKTISAARSECGTPVLTRPETRIVGGKSAAFGRWPWQVSVRRTSFFGFSSTHRCGGALINENWIATAGHCVDDLLISQIRIRVGEYDFSHVQEQLPYIERGVAKKVVHPLYNFFTYEYDLALVKLEQPLEFAPHVSPICLPQTDSLLIGMNATVTGWGRLSEGGTLPSVLQEVSVPIVSNDNCKSMFLRAGRQEFIPEIFLCAGYETGGQDSCQGDSGGPLQVKSQDGRYFLAGIISWGIGCAEANLPGVCTRISKFVPWIIENVT, encoded by the exons ATGAGGAGGAATCGCTATAGTCGGCAATGGCTAGTCAATCAATACGATGATAATGATCATACTTATGATGGTGCTAATAAACAGAATGTTAAGGAACAGAAGGAGAATCATCAAGCACAAAATTTCAGTGTACACACTTTTCGGGCTCAACTAGCGAATACAAATGGTCCAGCAGCATTCCATCCCTTTCGCAAACATCATCAAACACAGACGCATTTTCTCTCACACCTGCACTCACAAGATAGTAGTAGAAACGAACCGTTAACCGTACGGAGAAgacatttagatttttattttcgatGGCCTTTAAAAAAGTCCTGCTTCAACCAAATACTAGAAGTATTATTAGCGTTAGTTTTAGTCAATTGTCTATTATATAGGCTAACGCATTTGCCATTGGCTTTGGCGGCTTATAATGATTTACAACCGGCCAGAGGATACCATCATCAAGCCGAAGCAAGTGCTTTTAGCAGTAACTTTCGTAATAgcgaaagtttaaatttaaattcaaacgaGGATGAAGAGGATTCATTCTTTCGACAGCCTCATAACGTTGGTGGTTCGGCCTTCGGTTACAATGGTCTTCAGATCCAGCACAACTTGGACGACAATTTGCTACGAagtcaaaactttaaaattagtCCGAAACCTTGTTCTACGGGACGTATAGAAGGAacttgtatgtttgtttgggAGTGTATAAAGTCAGAGGGTAGACATGTTGGCATGTGCGTGGATTCGTTTATGTTTGGCTCTTGTTGTGTTCACAACTACACAGATAATATAGTACAGCAGAATACTTTTTCATACACCAGACCGACCAAACCATTAGGTATCGGTAGTATGAATCATAGGCCTCGGCCGCCTCAGCAGCCCCATCGGCCTAGTATCag cgGAATGACAACAATAGAAAGGCCACATGGTGCGGGCACATTGGTCATAAGACCCTCCGGACCACATCATCAAGGTGCGCTCGTAAAACCGCACCATTCTAAGCCGCCATATGCAAGTACAGCTTTATCGAGTTCTGCAACAAGTACGACCTCAACCACTACGACAGATGATCCATCCTTATTGTGGACATCGAATTCCATTTTGGGCGATTTACAATCATCGGCTAGTATTGCCTCAGCAACAACAA ttaatcagcaacagcaacaacattggCACTTAACGACtgaaccaaattttataacaaagccAAGGCCACCATCATGGGATAAACCTTCGACACTGAGACCTAAGCCGCCTAAGCCACCAAAGCCACCCAAACCCAGTAAAAAGCCTACAACAGCCCTCGATTGGTTGacgcaacaacaactacaacagcaatTAACACAAAAGCCTTCATTTAATACACAATCGACCAGTACTACAAGCACTACAACTACAATCAAGAATAAGCCTTCTAAGAATCCAGTTGAATCATTCTCATCAACTACTCCAACAACAGCTACAACTACGGTAatgataacaacaacaacagcagcaaaaactAAACCTCAG GTTGTTGCACAAAGTACTAAGCCAACATCAAAGCCATCACCTAATGCAACCAAACCCTATACTAAACCTACCTCAAGTGTAAGCAGTAGTAcggcaataacaacaacaacgactacAACTTCAGCTTTACCATCACCATCAACAACGTACATACCAACAAAACCAGCCCCAACTTCTACATCATCTACAAGTTACAGCCAAAAACCATCAACGGCGGCGGGGTCTatgccaacaacaacagctgttTTTCCAACAAAACCATCACAGAGACCAACATCTTCACAACGACCATCTACAACAAGTGCAGCGTCATCATCTTCAAACACATTACCACCACCTCATAATCTCAGCTCGATCGAATCGAATGAAATTAGTGACCATTTAGACATTGATAGCGCCACTATTAAGACCATATCAGCCGCCCGTAGTG AATGTGGAACACCCGTTTTAACACGACCGGAAACACGCATTGTAGGTGGTAAAAGTGCAGCATTTGGACGTTGGCCTTGGCAGGTATCTGTGCGTCGGACTTCCTTCTTTGGCTTTTCCAGTACACATCGATGTGGTGGAGcacttataaatgaaaattggatCGCTACTGCTGGTCATTGTGTGGATGA TTTATTGATTTCCCAAATTCGCATACGCGTGGGCGAATATGATTTTTCACACGTTCAGGAACAATTGCCCTACATTGAAAGAGGTGTTGCCAAAAAAGTGGTGCATcctttgtacaatttttttacttatgaATATGATTTGGCATTGGTTAAATTAGAGCAACCACTAGAATTTGCCCCTCATGTTAGTCCAATATGTCTTCCGCAAACGGATAGTTTGTTAATTGGAATGAATGCAACAGTGACCGGCTGGGGAAGACTAAGTGAAGGAGGCACCTTACCATCAGTTTTACAAGAA gtTTCGGTGCCTATTGTTAGTAACGACAATTGCAAAAGCATGTTCCTAAGAGCAGGAAGACAAGAATTTATAccggaaatatttttatgtgctGGTTATGAGACTGGTGGACAAGATTCTTGCCAAGGTGATTCAGGTGGTCCTCTGCAG gTAAAGTCTCAAGATGGTCGTTACTTTTTGGCTGGTATTATATCGTGGGGAATAGGCTGTGCTGAGGCCAACTTGCCAGGCGTGTGTACGCGTATATCAAAATTCGTGCCTTGGATTATAGAAAATGTAACGTGA